The stretch of DNA ATGGGTGCAGCCGTGGCATCCAGAATATAGGCCAGCTTGGCCCGGGAAATGTTGAATTTATCAGTCACCGGTCGCATGACGGTACCAACGGTCAAACTGTTGAAATAGTCATCAATAAAAATCATGATCCCGAGAAACAGTGTGGCCAACTGGGCTCCGGACCTGGACTTAATTTTGCCGGCAGCCCACTTGCCGTAGGCCGCAGAACCACCGGCAACGGTTACCAGATGAACCAGAATACCTAAAATCACCAGAAAAGATAAAATAGATAAGTTCCATGGATCGGTTAATTTTTCACTGGCAATACTAAATACTTTATTTAACGTAGCCGCCGGCCGGTACTGGCTGAGAATGAACGCACCGGATATAATACCTAAAGCCAGGGAAGGAAGCACTCTTTTGGTGATTAATGCCAAACCAATGGCCAGCACAGGCGGTAAAACAGAAAGCCATTGATATTCCATAAACACATCTCCTTTATTAGTATATATTATCAAAACAAAAAACAACCAGAGGAATACCGCCAGTTGCTTGCAAAAGTATATGCCTCCCCCTTTCCTTCTGAAAATAGTAAGATAGTGCTCCACAGGAAATATGAAGGAAATACCTCCTGTGACAGTGTTGTACCTGTTCGGCACAACCCCAGCATTGAGAGCGGGACACTCCCAACACTTCGGCGGGCATTCCTTTCCTTGTAAATCACCGACTCTCCCTGTCTCATTACAAGTACTCTTAATAACCCGCAACCTCTACCCCACCTTTATAATGCTAAGATGAGGCATTATGTTCAATTTTTCTTTTTAATATTATAACAGCCCTATTCATAAGTCAACTGTAAAATGATATAATATTTATTTCTATATATGTATATTTATGCAAAACTCTTTTGTTTTAATTATTTAAGAAATAACCGTTTTCTTTTGGTTTACATATTATAGCAGTGCGGAATTTGGCTTGATCAACTTTATTAAGTGAGGTGCCATAATGAAAATGTTTCAGACCGCTTACTGCTCCGGCATAACCGGTGTTGCCGAAATCTACGGGGGACCGCTTGCTCCTCAAATTACCGGTGTGATGTACTTGCAAGAAGTAACCGGCGGTACCTGGGTCACTGTAGAAATATACGGTCTCCCGCCCTATCGTCCGGCCTGGAACGGCCAGGATCCCGTTGGTCCCCACGGATTTCATATCCATGCCAACCAAAGCTGCCAGGTGGGTGATCCCACCAACCCTTTCCAGGCTGCCGGTGATCACTGGAATCCCACAGATCAGCCCCATGGCAACCATGCCGGGGATTTTCCGGTATTGTTCTCCAATAACGGTTATGCCAGAATGTGTTTTTTTACCAACAAGTTTCATGTCGCACAGGCTGTCGGCAAAACTGTTATTATACATGAAAACCCGGACGATTACCGCAGCCAGCCTGCTGGTAAAGCCGGCAAACGTTTAGCCTGCGGAGTTATCAAACGGTTACGTTAAGTGCCGCCATAAAAAAGAGGCTGCACTTTAAGGCAGCCTCTTAATTTATTTAGTTAAGGCGGGTTTCCAGTAGTCATGAATAATGCTCTGCCCGTAGGTGGTGCCGGGCACTGCCCAGCGGGCATTTAATTTTTGCCAAGTGGGAGCAATGCCCCGTTTTACCAGAGTAAATCTCGGGTCAACCAGCACCTTGCCGGGAGGCAACGGGTTAGTGGTGGCATAGGCATAAAGATGCTGGATATGCGCCTCCACACCGGCCTCCGGCGTGGCAAAAATTGCCCCGTGTACACCGGGTTCAAAACGTACCTGGGCCGGATCAGCCCCATTGAGAGATTCCTGCCCGGTACAAGGAGTACCGGTGGCCCAAAGGCCGCAATAGTTATTTTGCCATGGTTGGACATCCCCGGTAAACTGCCAGTAGTGGGTTTCTTTGGCAGCCTGAGCAAAAGCCAAATCTCCCCTTATGCCATAAGCAGCACCAATTTTAATATAAAGGTCTGCCAGATCAGGAATGGGAATAAACTGACGGTTCAGTTGTTGTTCCATTTTATTTTTAATGCGAGGCGTTTCTGCTGCAATCCAGGCTCTTAACTGGTCCGCCGAAGCGATAGATGGTCCTAAGATGGTCAAATCTGCCGTATTTATCATATTGCCGTCAGGCAATTTGATCCGAGTGTCATATTTTCTCAGCTGATCCCTGTATTGCCTGAATAGCTGCATGTGTTCCGGACTAAAACCGGCAGGATCCATCTTCAGCAAATCTTCAGAATAGATAATAGTTTTATCCGGCAACCGCAGGTTTGTTTTAAATGATGCCAGTTCCTGTAATAAAGCTACCTCTGAAGTTGCAGGCATAACTGCAGGAATATCGGTTGCCGGCGGCTCAACAGGTACAACCGGCGCTGGCGGAACAGTTTCAGGTGCCTTGTATATTTCAACAGTACGCTCGGCCTGGCGCCAGTTCACCTGGCAGCCCAAGGCTTCCCCAATTACGCGCAATGGTACAACAGTGCGGTTAGCAGCAGTGATGAAGGGCTGGCCCACCTCGGGGGAGATGGCTAGCTCTTTACCGTCCACAATAATCTGTATCTCCCGGAGCTTAACCGGACGGTCGGGCAAACCTGCAGTTTGGCTTTGTTCCCTGTTAATAACCACCTGTCTGGTCGACGGCAGCCACTGTACTTGGCAACCCAGATATTCACTAATAACCCGCAAAGGCACATAAGTTCTTCCCTGCAAAATTACCGCCGGTTGATCCCCCGCTGCAATCGTTACCGGTGTACCGTTTACGACAATATTAGCCTTATGGCCGTCGGCTGCCGTTGACGGTGCTGCACCGGCCAACAACAGGCTGCTGAATAAGAAAGGTAACATAAATTTACTTATTCTGCCCAATAGTCAAATGTCACATCCTTTTTAAAAGCTCTATATGTATTAATTAGTTAAATATTGTTAAATACCTGCTTGTTTCAACAAATATTTAACACAAACTGTAAGCAACTTTGCTTATTTTAATACAACCTGTCGTGTGACTGTTGCCACATTGCCCAGTACAGCCCGCGCTTCCGAAGCAAATAATCGTGGCGGCCTCTTTCCACTACCTGTCCCCGGTGTAAAACCAGGATCTCATCCATGTCCTGCAGGCCTGTTAAGCGGTGAGTAATCACCAGAGTGGTTCGTCCCTGCATTAATTTATAAATATCAGCCAGTACCTCTTTTTCTGTGATCGGATCCAGTCCCGCTGTGGCTTCATCCAGCAGCAGTATGGGAGCGTTTTTTAGAAGCGCCCTGGCAATGGCTAAACGCTGCCGCTGGCCGCCTGAGAGTTTAAAGCCACCCTCGCCGATATAAGTTTCATAGCCTTGCGGCAAGCTTTCAATAAAAGAATGGATACCGGCCCGCTTGGCTGCCATAATTATTTCTTCTTCATCGGCCTGGGGTCTGGCCAGCCAAATGTTTTCTCTTATAGTGGCATTAAAGAGGTGGGTACGCTGTGGCACCACTGCAATTAATTTCAGAACATCATCCTGGCAGTATGTTTTGATGCTCTTACCGCCTAATAAAATTTCTCCCTGATGATAGTCCCAAAAACGCAGCAGCAGATTTACCAGAGTGCTTTTGCCGGCACCGCTGGGCCCCACCACTGCCACCCGCCCTCCCTGGGGCAAGTGCAAATGCAGGTTATCTAATACCCAGGGACCCTCATTATGATAACGAAAACGCAGGCCGGTTACCTGCAGGTTAAAATTATCCGGCGTGGTCTCGGCAACCGCCGGATCTTGCACGGCCGGTTCCGCCTCGCAAATTTTTAATAGACGCCTGACTGCTTCCCTGCTTTCTTCCCAATAAGAACTGATAAAAGATAACGGCGTCACCGCTTCCCAACTGCTTAGCACAACTAAAGCCAGCACTGCTAAATATATACCTGGCAGAAGTCCGGCTTCAACCATGGCCACAGCCGTCACCAAGACCGCCCACATAGCCAAATGCATAACCAGACCGTTCAGGGAATTGCCTAATGCGCCTAAATCCATCAACTGTTTTTGCCATCCCAGCAGCTCTCTGCTTGTCTGTTTTATTAAGTTCAGCCGCTGCGGAACCAGATCAAAGGCAATTATTTCTGTCAGCCCCTGCAGACTGTCTGTCAGCTGGGCATACAGCCTGGCCCTGACCTCTGCCCTTTGTATCCTCGCCCGACGCCCCAGGGCCGTAATTACCGGCGGCAGCACAATCCCGGACAGCAAAAAGAAAAATATAATAATATAGGCAAATTTTACATTAAATCCGGCCAGCCACCCCACAAGCGGTACCATGATCAAAAATGCTGTCAGCAGCGGTCCAACCGCCTTGAGGTAAAAATACTTTAATGTCTCCACATCTTGCACCAGACGGCTTAATAAATCGCCGCTGCGTTCATCAAGCAGGCAGGCCGGTGCCAGTGGTTCCAATTTCTGATAAAACCATACCCGGAGGCCGCTGAGAATTTGCAAAATAACCTGATGGGACAAGTATCTTTCCAGGTAGCGGCTTACCGCCCGGGCTAGGCCAAAAAAACGCACCGCCGCCGCCAATCCCACTAAATGAAGTACCGGCGGCTGCAACGCTGCCCAGGCAATCAAATAGGCCGAAACAGCCATTAATCCTATGTTGCTGCCAATGGTGCAAACACCCAGCAAACCGGCTAATATCACCGTTTGCTGGTAAGGCAGCAGCAAACGCAGCAAAAAGTTCAATATTTTCATACCGGTTCACCCCGGTAAGCATTCAGCAGCTGATAATATAGCCCTTGCTTGGCCAGTAATTCCTGATGCCGCCCCTGCTCCACCAGCCGGCCCCGGTCTAAAACCAAAATACGGTCAGCCTGGTAAACAGTGGATAAACGGTGAGCAATTATTAAAACTGTGCGTTCCTTCATCAGGTGCGCCACTGCTTCCTGCACAACCTGCTCGGCCACAGCATCCAAACCTGTGGCAGCTTCATCTAATATCAACAAAGGGGCATCCTTTAAAAAGGCCCTGGCCAATGCAATACGTTGGGCCTGGCCACCGCTCAGCCGCAGGCCCAGTTCTCCCACCGGTGTATCATAACCCCGGGGTAATTGACTGATAAACTCGTGGGCGCCGGCCATCGCCGCTGCTTTTCTGACCTGTTCCGGGGACGCACCCGGCCGCCCCAACAGAATATTGTCGGCCACCGTCCCATAAAAAAGATAAGGCTGCTGCGGCAGATAGGAAATTAAACTGCGCCACTGATCGACCGGTATTTGCGCCAGCGGTATCCCGTTGACCTTGATAAGGCCTGCCGCAGGCTCTATAAAACGCATCAGCAGGTTGGCTACGGTAGTTTTCCCGGCGCCGCTGGGGCCCACCAGGGCCACCCTTTCTCCCTGCCGCAGATCGAAGGTAATTTCCTGTAATGCCGGGCATCGGCCGGCCGAATAACAGGCACTGACCTCCCGGAAAGAGATATGCAACTGCCCGTTAATTTGCTGCCTGTCTTGCTTGCTGCCGGTTGGCGGTACATGATTTTGCAAAACTTCAAATATCCGTTCCGCAGCCGCCAGACCGGCCCTGCCGGCATGGAAGTGGCCGCCCAGCTGCCGTAAAGGCAAGTAAAATTCGGGTGCCAGTAAAAGCAAAAAAAAGGCGTGTTCAAATGAAATACGGTCATACACCAGGCGCAAACCCAGGGCAACCGCCACCAAAGCGGTGCTGACGGTGGACAGCAGTTCCAGCATCAAAGCTGACAGAAAAGCCACCCGCAGCACGCCCATGGTGGAATTTCGAAAATTTTCACTTATGCCGGCTATCACATTCAGCTGACTTTTACTTCTGCCAAATATTTTCAGGGTGGTAAGTCCCTGCAAAACATCCAGGAAATGGGCACTTAAGCGGCTTAAATCAGCCCACTGGCGTTTGGTTAAATGTTCTGCCCATTTCCCGATCAAAATCATAAACAAGGGTATCAGCGGTGCAGTGAGAAAAAAAGTTAGTCCGGCAGTTAAATCAACAGGAAAGACAAAAAACAGCACGGTCAGTGGTATCATTACAGCAAACACCAGTTGCGGTAAATAGCGGGCAAAGTAATCTTCCAAAGCCTCTACGCCTTCTGTTACCAGGTTAACCAGTTCACCGGTCCGCTCCCCCCGAACATAAAACGGACCTAAACCAAATAAGTGCTGCAACAAGCGGGTGCGCAGGTTATCTTTTATGCGGGCAGCCGCCCGGTGGGATAAAATCTCGCTGCCCCAGGAAAACAGCCACCTGATAAAAATTAAAACCAACATAATACTTAAGAGGGGCCACACTTCCTTAAGGCTTCCCGCTTGCAGAAAAACCCGATTCACCACCCGGGCCAGGCAAGCAGCTTGCAGTACCGTCACGAATCCGGTCAACAATCCAAGTCCAATGGTAAAAGCCAGTAAAAGGCGAACTTGCCTAGCTTCACGCAGCAGCCGTCGGTCAATCATGCCATCTAACCCCTTACACAAATTAAATCTAAGCCAGACTGTTGTCAAAGGTTGTAAAAACAAAGCCGATGTGGTTTTATGACCCTGCCGGGACTGCATCGTAGGTGGCCGGATTTAGTAATGCAAATCTTTTACGGTAACCCGACGGCGAAATACCCAGTAGGTCCAACCCTGATACAATAATACAACGGGCACCATGACAAGGGCTACCGCAGTCATCACTTGCAGGGTGTAGGGGCTGGACGACGCATTATAGATTGTCAGGCTCCACTCGGGCCGCAGACTGGAAACCATCACGCGAGGAAAAAGGCCCCAGAATATGGAAACAGTAAACAGGACAATGGTTAAACCGTTAACAGCAAAAGCCCAACCGTTTTTCCCGCTCCGCAGCAACAGCCAGGTCAAAGCCAAACACCCGGCGGCCCCCAGTAACACTGCTGCTGCACCGCTTTTGCCAAACAGGTCGGTGTGCACATAAGTAAGCAGGATTAATAAGAGAAATACCGGCAAAGCCAGCACCCCAAGTTTTCCCGCCAGGGAACCGGCTCGTTGCGCCAACTCCCCTTCTGTTTTCAGGCTTATAAAAAGTGCGCCATGCAGGGTAAATACCAGTAAAGTGGTTAACCCGCCGGCCAGAGTGTAGGGACTTAACAAGTCAAAAAAAGTTCCCACATATTGCATGCGGTCATTAATGGGCACCCCTTGCAATAAGTTGGTTAACGCCACACCCCACAGCAACGCCGAAATAAAGCTGCCTGCACAGATCATGGCATCCCACAGGTTGCGCCAGACAGGGTTTCTGTCACTGCTGCGAAACTCAAAAGCCACCCCTCGCACGATCAACCCCGTCAGGATGATAAAGAGTGCCAGGTAAAAGCCACTGAACAGAGTGGCATACCAGTTAGGAAAAGCCGCAAAAGCCGCCCCTCCGGCTGTAATCAACCATACTTCATTGCCATCCCAAACCGGTCCTATGGTATTGATAATCACTCGTCGCTCTGTATCGTTACCACCTAAAAAGGGCAGCAAAATTCCTACCCCGTAGTCAAAACCTTCCAGGAAAAAGAAACCCATAAACAACACCGTAATAAGAATAAACCAAAGTATGTTTAAGTCCATAAAGACACCCCCTTGTCGGTGCTGGGCAGGTCAACAGTCTCAGGCCGGTAGTCTGGCCCCTGTTGAATAAATTTAACCAGCAGGTAAACTTCTGCCAGGGCTAAAATGCCATAAATCAGTGTAAAGCCAATTAAAGTAGTGATGATTTCACCAGTCGTCACCCCCGGCGATACCGCATGTTCCACCTTTTGCAAACCGTAAACTATCCAGGGCTGACGCCCCACCTCCGCCAGGTACCAACCGGCAGTATTAGCCAGGTACGGTACCGGGATACTCCAAAGCAGGGCCTTGAGCAGCCATGGCTTGGCTTCCAGTTGGTTGGATCGCCAGTAGTAAAAGCTTAGTAGGGACAATAGCACCAACCAGCCGCCGGCCGCCACCATAATGCGAAAACTCCAGAAAAGCGAGCTGACCGGCGGTAGATAATTGCCCGGGCCGTATTGAGCCACAGCTGCCGCCTGTAAATCCTTAAGCCCCTTTACCTCGCCGCTGAAGCTGTTAAATGACAAGAAGCTAAGCAGTTTCGGAATGCTAATCTCAAAGCTGTTGGTTTGCCTTTGTTCGTCCACCACCGCCACCAGGGCAAAAGCAGCCGGGTCGGCTGTTTCCCACTGAGCCTCTGCCGCCGCCATTTTCATGGGCTGGGACTGCACTAAATACTGGGCCTGCCAATGCCCCACCAGGGTTACCGCCAGAATACTTATCAGTCCAAAAATCATTGCTATTTTAAATGACCGTCGGTATAAATCCATGTGTTTTTGACGCAGCAAATAATAGGCACTGATGCCCATAACAAAAAAAGCTGCGGTTGCATAACCGCCCAGGACAGTGTGCGGAAACTGGTAAAACACATGGGGATTGGTAATCAGGGCAAAAAAGTCTGTCATTTCGGCCCGTCCGTTGCGGATGGTATAACCCACCGGGTGCTGCATAAAGGAATTGGCAATCAGAATCCACAAAGCCGATAGGTTACTGCCCACAGCCACCAACCAGATGCTTAAGGCATGCAATTTCTTGGGCAACTTATCCCAGCCAAAAATCCACAAACCTAAAAAGGTTGATTCTAAAAAAAATGCCAACAATGCTTCAATGGCCAGGGGAGCCCCAAAAATGTCACCCACAAACCGAGAATATTCTGACCAGTTCATGCCAAAATGAAATTCCTGCACAATGCCGGTAACCACACCCATGGCAAAATTAATCAAAAACAGCTTGCCCCAAAATTTGGTCATTTTTTTATAAACTTCATTATCCGTTTTGACATACATGGTGTGCATAACGGCCACCAAAACAGACAAACCCAATGTCAGCGGAACAAATAAAAAATGGTACACCGAAGTAATGCCAAACTGCCACCTGGCCAGCAATACTTCCGTCATAAGCCTCACCTCAATTTAATTAAAGTTTATCCTGCGCAAGCCCGCTTTTTTTACACTTTCCCTCAAATCCCCCCTTTGTCAAAAGTATACATATAAATAACCGGCAGTATTGGCATTGCCTTAAAATTTTATCTTTTTGTAATTAACCTGAAAAAAATATTTAATAATAAGCAAAAGATAAAAAAGGACCAGGCCTTACAGGCCGGTCCCAGACCTTTGGTCTACTGTCAATAACCCTGCCCAAATGCAGGGTTATTGACAGTTTAATTGTTACTTGAGATATACCACTGTGGCTCCGGCACCGCCTTCTCCTGCTTCCCCCAGCCGGAAGGACTTGACCCGGGGATGGCTTTTTAATTCACGGTGTACCGCCGCTCGCAGGGCCCCGGTACCTTTGCCGTGAATTAAAATAACGCTGTTGAGGCCGGCCAGAAAGGCATCGTCCAGGTATTTTTCAATTTCCGGCCAGGCTTCATCACCGGTCATGCCTCTTAAATCCAAGCTGGTGCTGACTGTTAACGCCTTGTCTGTCAACACCTTTCCCACCTTGCTTTCACCGGTGGTAACCCGGGGTGTATTAACCCGCCGCAGCTCTTGAACAGGCACAACCATCTTTAAAATACCTGCCTGTACCTGAACATTTTCCCCCGACACGCTAAGTACATAGGCCTTCTGGTTGTACTTGGGAAGAAATACCTCCTCCCCCGGCTTCACCTGGTCGGGCACCTCACCGGCAGCGGCAGGCTGCGGTGCGCCGGTTGTTACTTTATTGGTCACCTGCTGCAATTTACTGCGGGCCTGCTGGATGGCTTCTTCCCGGTTTTTAGTATTTTCCTCCGCCAGCCTGGCTCGCAGTTCTTTCACGGCTTCCTCCGCTTCCAGGCGGGCCCGGCGTACAAAACTGCCGGCTTCTTCATGGGCCCGGGCTAAAATCTCCTCTTTCTTAGTCCTTAACTCCTCCGCCAGGCGACGGTATTCTTCCTGCAGCTGCTCACTTTCCCGCCGCAGCGCTGCTGCTGCTGCCCGGTCTTTTTCCGCTGCCTGCTGGGTTTTTTCCAGCTTATTAATTAATTCGGCCACCTGCACCTGTTCTGTGGTGAGAAACTGTCTGGCCCGGTTAACAATATCCGGCCGCAAACCCAACCTGGCAGAAATTTCAAAGGCATTGCTGCGGCCGGGGCGGCCGATCAACAGGCGGTAGGTGGGGCGCAGGGTCTCTGCATCAAACTCCACACTGGCATTCTCCACCCCGGGCGTTGTATAAGCATAATTTTTTAACTCACTGTAATGGGTGGTGGCAATGGTACAGGCCCCCCGGTTATGCAGTTCTTCCAGGATGGCCCGGGCCAGGGCCGCCCCCTCGGTGGGGTCGGTACCCGCTCCCAGCTCGTCTAACAATACCAGGGAATCCTCGTCGACCTGCTGCAAAATATGCACAATATTAGTCATATGGGAAGAAAAAGTGCTGAGAGATTGCTCAATGCTTTGCTCATCACCGATATCAGCAAATATTTTTTTATAAACGCCCATGGTCGTCCCCGCTTCCGCCGGGATATGCAGCCCTGCCTGGGTCATCAAGGCAAACAGGCCCACCGTTTTTAAGGTAACAGTTTTACCTCCTGTGTTGGGTCCGGTAATAACCAGGGTTTTAAAGTTTTTGCCCAACTCTATGGTGGCCGGTACCGCATCGCCGGGCAACAGGGGATGGCGCCCCTGTTTAATATAAATATATGGTGAACCTTCTGTTATCTGGGGGCTCCAGGCCTTTAACTTAAGGCTGTAGCGGGCTCTTGCCATTATGTAGTCCAGCTCAGCCAGTGCCTGTAAAGCCAGGGAAAGTTCCTGGGCAACCGCACTGACGCCCTGGGACAGTTCCGCCAGGATTCTTTGTATTTCTTGTTTTTCTGCCGCCATTAAACGGCGTACTTCGTTATTGGCATCTACCACGGCCAGCGGTTCCACAAACAGGGTGGCGCCACTGGCAGATTGATCATGCACAATGCCAGGAATTTGATTGCGGTATTCCTGTTTAACCGGTATCACATAGCGATCCTGGCGGACCGTAACAATTGGTTCCTGCAAGTATTTTTGATTTTCCGGCGCCCGGATAATGCTTTCTACCCGTTCCCTGATACGGTTTTGGGCCCGTAGGATACCTCGCCTGATTTGCAGTAATTGAGGCGAAGCATGATCCGCTATTTCTCCCCCGGGTAAAATAGCCCGTAAAATATCTTTTTCCAACTGCGGCTGCTGCGTTAATGATGCTGCAATTTCAGATAACAGCGGATAGCGGTGGCTCTTTTCGTTAAAAAACTTCTTAATCCGGCGGGAAGCCGCCAGGGTTTCCCCCACGGCCAATAATTCCTCCGCTGCCAATACAGCGTAACGGGAGACCCTGGCGAGGGCATCCCGAATATCATGCCAGCCGGACAACTCGGCCAGCGGGTCTAACCGCAGCAACTCCCTGCCCTCGCTGGTTTCTGCCAGCCGGCGCTTAATCAAAGCCGGGTCGCTACCGGGAACCAGGTCTTTAATTTTTTCCCGTGCCGGTTCAGACTGGGCACAAGCTGCCAGTTGTTCCAGCACTTTATCAAATTCCAACCGTTTAATAGTTCGTTCCATAATAAAAACTCCCTTAAATAACTCCCCTGAAATAATGTCCCTTGGTAAGGCCGGCCTTACTCAGCCGTTCTAAATCTTCCTTGGCTTCCCTGTCCTTCCGCTGATCCCTTATGCCATGACGGTATCTGTTGATAGCTTGGCGGTAATGGTTAACCGCCCTTGCCACATATGCATGATTTTCCTTTTTGGCTTCTATGCGCAGCACGGCAATTCCGGCATCCAACAGCAAAGGCAGGTCTTCAATAACACACAAATCTTTGGCGTTAAATAAATGCATGCGGCAGTAGCGATCCACTTCAAGGGGAAAGATCAACCCCAGCCGATCCTTTAAGCCGTATTCTCGGCCCCTACAAGGACGAGTGCATGTTTTGCCGGTAGCAAAATTGCCCAACACGCTGCCCAGCGGGCAGTACCGGGAGCTCATCAGGGGCAGCGCCCCCTGCACCAGAACTTCCGCAGGCAGTGGGCTGACAGCAGCCAGATCCTGCAGTTGTTTAATATTTAATTCCGGCGACAGCACCGCCCTGGCAACTCCTTGTTCCTTTAAAAAGTGGATGCCGGCGCTATTAAAAATATTAAGGGGGAAGTCTCCGATCACCGGTTTGTCGGTATAATCCCGGATAATTTGCAACAAACCCAAATTGCCCGCCAAAATGCCGTCTATGGCCAGGTCATTAACATGTTGCAGTAAACTGAGATAGTTTGGCAACTCCCGGTCATGCAAAATGCGCGGCGAATTAAGCACCAGAGATACACCGTTTTTACGGCAAAATTCGGCCCCCTGCTGCAAATCACTGGGGGTGATAATTCCTTTAGAGTGATAACTTTCGCCGCCAAAGTATACAATATCCGCCCCGTAGCTGACTGCCGCCTGTAAGGAGGTAATGTCTGTTACATTAACCG from Desulforamulus hydrothermalis Lam5 = DSM 18033 encodes:
- a CDS encoding cytochrome ubiquinol oxidase subunit I: MTEVLLARWQFGITSVYHFLFVPLTLGLSVLVAVMHTMYVKTDNEVYKKMTKFWGKLFLINFAMGVVTGIVQEFHFGMNWSEYSRFVGDIFGAPLAIEALLAFFLESTFLGLWIFGWDKLPKKLHALSIWLVAVGSNLSALWILIANSFMQHPVGYTIRNGRAEMTDFFALITNPHVFYQFPHTVLGGYATAAFFVMGISAYYLLRQKHMDLYRRSFKIAMIFGLISILAVTLVGHWQAQYLVQSQPMKMAAAEAQWETADPAAFALVAVVDEQRQTNSFEISIPKLLSFLSFNSFSGEVKGLKDLQAAAVAQYGPGNYLPPVSSLFWSFRIMVAAGGWLVLLSLLSFYYWRSNQLEAKPWLLKALLWSIPVPYLANTAGWYLAEVGRQPWIVYGLQKVEHAVSPGVTTGEIITTLIGFTLIYGILALAEVYLLVKFIQQGPDYRPETVDLPSTDKGVSLWT
- a CDS encoding superoxide dismutase family protein, with protein sequence MKMFQTAYCSGITGVAEIYGGPLAPQITGVMYLQEVTGGTWVTVEIYGLPPYRPAWNGQDPVGPHGFHIHANQSCQVGDPTNPFQAAGDHWNPTDQPHGNHAGDFPVLFSNNGYARMCFFTNKFHVAQAVGKTVIIHENPDDYRSQPAGKAGKRLACGVIKRLR
- the cydC gene encoding thiol reductant ABC exporter subunit CydC gives rise to the protein MKILNFLLRLLLPYQQTVILAGLLGVCTIGSNIGLMAVSAYLIAWAALQPPVLHLVGLAAAVRFFGLARAVSRYLERYLSHQVILQILSGLRVWFYQKLEPLAPACLLDERSGDLLSRLVQDVETLKYFYLKAVGPLLTAFLIMVPLVGWLAGFNVKFAYIIIFFFLLSGIVLPPVITALGRRARIQRAEVRARLYAQLTDSLQGLTEIIAFDLVPQRLNLIKQTSRELLGWQKQLMDLGALGNSLNGLVMHLAMWAVLVTAVAMVEAGLLPGIYLAVLALVVLSSWEAVTPLSFISSYWEESREAVRRLLKICEAEPAVQDPAVAETTPDNFNLQVTGLRFRYHNEGPWVLDNLHLHLPQGGRVAVVGPSGAGKSTLVNLLLRFWDYHQGEILLGGKSIKTYCQDDVLKLIAVVPQRTHLFNATIRENIWLARPQADEEEIIMAAKRAGIHSFIESLPQGYETYIGEGGFKLSGGQRQRLAIARALLKNAPILLLDEATAGLDPITEKEVLADIYKLMQGRTTLVITHRLTGLQDMDEILVLHRGQVVERGRHDYLLRKRGLYWAMWQQSHDRLY
- the cydB gene encoding cytochrome d ubiquinol oxidase subunit II: MDLNILWFILITVLFMGFFFLEGFDYGVGILLPFLGGNDTERRVIINTIGPVWDGNEVWLITAGGAAFAAFPNWYATLFSGFYLALFIILTGLIVRGVAFEFRSSDRNPVWRNLWDAMICAGSFISALLWGVALTNLLQGVPINDRMQYVGTFFDLLSPYTLAGGLTTLLVFTLHGALFISLKTEGELAQRAGSLAGKLGVLALPVFLLLILLTYVHTDLFGKSGAAAVLLGAAGCLALTWLLLRSGKNGWAFAVNGLTIVLFTVSIFWGLFPRVMVSSLRPEWSLTIYNASSSPYTLQVMTAVALVMVPVVLLYQGWTYWVFRRRVTVKDLHY
- a CDS encoding stalk domain-containing protein; the protein is MLPFLFSSLLLAGAAPSTAADGHKANIVVNGTPVTIAAGDQPAVILQGRTYVPLRVISEYLGCQVQWLPSTRQVVINREQSQTAGLPDRPVKLREIQIIVDGKELAISPEVGQPFITAANRTVVPLRVIGEALGCQVNWRQAERTVEIYKAPETVPPAPVVPVEPPATDIPAVMPATSEVALLQELASFKTNLRLPDKTIIYSEDLLKMDPAGFSPEHMQLFRQYRDQLRKYDTRIKLPDGNMINTADLTILGPSIASADQLRAWIAAETPRIKNKMEQQLNRQFIPIPDLADLYIKIGAAYGIRGDLAFAQAAKETHYWQFTGDVQPWQNNYCGLWATGTPCTGQESLNGADPAQVRFEPGVHGAIFATPEAGVEAHIQHLYAYATTNPLPPGKVLVDPRFTLVKRGIAPTWQKLNARWAVPGTTYGQSIIHDYWKPALTK
- the cydD gene encoding thiol reductant ABC exporter subunit CydD; the encoded protein is MIDRRLLREARQVRLLLAFTIGLGLLTGFVTVLQAACLARVVNRVFLQAGSLKEVWPLLSIMLVLIFIRWLFSWGSEILSHRAAARIKDNLRTRLLQHLFGLGPFYVRGERTGELVNLVTEGVEALEDYFARYLPQLVFAVMIPLTVLFFVFPVDLTAGLTFFLTAPLIPLFMILIGKWAEHLTKRQWADLSRLSAHFLDVLQGLTTLKIFGRSKSQLNVIAGISENFRNSTMGVLRVAFLSALMLELLSTVSTALVAVALGLRLVYDRISFEHAFFLLLLAPEFYLPLRQLGGHFHAGRAGLAAAERIFEVLQNHVPPTGSKQDRQQINGQLHISFREVSACYSAGRCPALQEITFDLRQGERVALVGPSGAGKTTVANLLMRFIEPAAGLIKVNGIPLAQIPVDQWRSLISYLPQQPYLFYGTVADNILLGRPGASPEQVRKAAAMAGAHEFISQLPRGYDTPVGELGLRLSGGQAQRIALARAFLKDAPLLILDEAATGLDAVAEQVVQEAVAHLMKERTVLIIAHRLSTVYQADRILVLDRGRLVEQGRHQELLAKQGLYYQLLNAYRGEPV